The region CGGTTGAAATATTAAAAAATATTTTTAATGTGTGTAATCATGGAGCGGTAGGATTAATTGAAGTTCCTAATGGCCAGGAAATGATTTCGGAAGACAGATATTATGACTTGTTTTCAGATCATATAAATTATTATACACCTTTAAGTCTAGCTTATCTCTCCAGGTTAGCGGGATTCGAAGTTATTAAAATCAGGCAATTATTTTCTAATGATTATTTGGAATTGTATTTAAGAAAGGGAAAGCAAAATCAAAATCTTTTAACTAAGAGGACAAACGACATTCAGTTTATTTTAGAACAAATTCAAAAATTTCATAATGTTTCAATTTGGGGTGCGGGTGCTAAATCACAGGCTATGATGACAGCTTGTGGCAGTAAGTTTCATATAAATCATGTATTTGATACTGATAAGTACAAACAAGGTAAATATTTAATCAATTGTGATAAAAAAATTGAGTATCCCGATATGGAAAAAATAAATTCTAATGATTTGATAATTATATTTGCTGTATCTTATGAAGACGAGATTATGAGGATGTTGAGAGATGATTTTAAATATAAAGGATATATTTTGAGCTTAGAGGGTAAAGCTAAAATAATTAATATATGAAAGGAATTTGAAAGTGAATAATAAAATTTTAGTTACTGGATCAACTGGTTTTATAGGAGCCTGTTTAGTAGAAAATTTAGTGAAAAACAACTTTGATGTTAATATAATAATACGGGAAAGTTCAAATATTTGGAGATTGAGGAAGGTAATAAACAGCGTAACAGTGCATTATGCCGATATTACTGATTTTGATAAAGTGAATAAAGTTGTTAATTGTGTAAAGCCGGATTATATCTTCCATCTTGCAACTTATGGTGCATATTATTACCAACAAGATGATAATGAAATAATTAAAACTAATATTATTGGAACTAAGAATCTTGTAGATTGTTGTTCTAAAATAGATTATAAGGCATTTGTAAACGTAGGAAGTTCGTCAGAATATGGAATGAAAAGTTGTGCAATGAAAGAAAGCGATATTCTTGAGCCTATTAATGTATATGGTATTACAAAAGCGGCTGCAACTAATTATTGTAACATGATTTATAAAACTCAGGGAAAACCTATTGGAACGGTGAGATTATTTTCAGTTTATGGAAAATATGAAGATAAAACTAGATTGATACCTTCAGTGATTTTATCTTGTTTAAGAAACGAAAATCCTAAATTGGCTAATAAATTTGCTGTAAGAGATTTTATATATGTTGAAGATATTGTAGAGCTTCTTAAATATGTTGCATTTGAAGGAAAAATTGCAGGTAAAATTTACAATGCTGGTAGTGGTCATCAAATGTCTATTGAAGAAATGGCTAGTGTAATTATTGATGAATGTGCAGGAAATTTTGAACCATTATGGGGAGAATTATCTGGAAGATCTTCAGATACAGATAGCTGGGAAGCGGATATGTCTTTGGTTTATAAAGAATTAGATTGGAAGCCTAAATACAATGTTAGAAGTGGTATAAAGGAAAGTGTAGCATGGTTCAAAAAAAATATTGATTTATATTAAACAAAGGAGACGTTATGGATAATATTGAAATGAATAAGCTTTTTACTATATCAAAAATCATTAGAAAAGAAATAGTTAAAATGGCGTATATATCAAAAAGCTCGCATGTTGGTTCTGCTTTATCATGTGTTGACATTTTAGTTACATTGTATTTTAAATATATGAATTTGAATAAAGACAATATATGTGATGAAAATAGAGACGTTTTTATTCTTAGTAAAGGCCATGCATGTTCAGTGCTATACTCGGTTTTAGCTCATAAAGGTTTCTTTAGCGTTGATATGCTGGATACATATTGTAAAGATGGTACTAAATTAGGAGGACATCCATCTAAACAGGTTATGCTTGGAATTGAAGCTTCAACAGGGTCTCTTGGCCATGCATTATCTATTGGCTGTGGCATGGAAATAGCTAATAGAGGCAAAATGTGTAAAACCATTATTTTAATGGGAGATGGGGAATGTAATGAAGGTTCAGTGTGGGAGGCTGCAATGTTTGCTTCAAGTAACCATTTATCAAATTTAATAGCTATAGTTGATAATAATGGATTACAAGGGCTAGGAAAAAGTAAGGAGATTTCTGGTGAAAAGTCTTTGAAAGATAAGTGGGAGGCATTTGGCTGGAATGTTAAGGAAATTGATGGAAACGACTATGCTTCTATAGATGAGGGATTAAAATTGGCATATAATAATGATACAGGTAAACCTTTTGCATTAATTGCGCATACGGTAAAAGGTAAGGGTGTATCATTTATGGAAAATAAGTTAGAATGGCATTATAAATCTCCTAATAAACAGCAATACGAAAAAGCAATAAGGGAGTTGGATTCATTATGAGAACTGCGTTTATTAATAAATTAATAGAATTAGCAAGAAAAGATGAAAATATATATTTACTTACAGCAGACTTAGGCTATTCTGTATTTGAAGGATTTGCAGAAGAATTTCCTGATAGATTTATTAATGTAGGTATTAGTGAAGCTAATATGATAGGTGTTGCTGCTGGACTTGCCATGAAGGGCAAGATTGTGTATGTTTATTCAATTATACCATTCTTGGTTATGAGATGTTGTGAGCAAATTAAATTGGATGTGTGCTACCAAAACTTAAATGTTAAATTTGTTGGTGTAGGAGGTGGGTTTAGCTATGGGGTACAAGGAACAACCCATCATGCTACTGAAGATATAGCGATAATGAGAGTACTTAACAATATGAAAGTGGTATGCCCTGGTGATCCGTATGAAGCTTCAAAGGCTGTTGAAGCTTCAGCTGAAATAGATGGACCTATGTATATAAGGCTTAATAGAAATAATGAAAAACATATTTTTAGTCATCCTTTTCCGAAATTTAAAATTGGAAAAGCTATAAAAGTTATCAGTGGAAATGATATAAGTATAATTTCAACAGGTAACATGTTAGAACAATGTTTGAATATTTCAAAAAAGTTAATAGATAATAATAACGTTTCAGTAAATTTAATTAGTATGCACACAGTGAAACCTATTGATAAAATTGCTGTAGATGAATGTGCAAGACATACTAAGTATATTTTTACAGTAGAGGAACATAATTTAATAGGTGGTCTTGGAAGTGCAGTGAGTGAAATATTATGTGAAAACATGAACAAAAATATAATATTTAAGAAATATGGAATTGGTGATAGGTATCCACAAGCTTTTGGTAGCGAAGATTATCTAAGAAAATTCTATAATATTGATGAGGAGTATATTTATAATGATATTTTGAAATCAATTAGTAAACAGAAAGCGTGAAATTTTGGCTAATTTAGAGGTAATTAAGGAGTGTAGAAAAAATGATAAAGAATATTATTGCATATGGGGCTGGAGCAGCATTTAGAAATTATTTAAATACATGTACTAATACAAACAATATTTTATTTGCAATTGATAACAATTTAGAAAAAGACGATATACATGGAATTAAATTATACAAGAAAAACTTTTTGAAACAATATGTAGAAAGTAACAATGTTGAGAATTATTTTATTGTGATTTTTGCAATGTCATCTAAAGTAGTTAATGAGATAAGTGATGAATTAATGAGTTTAGGACTTAAATATAAAGAAAATTTTGATGAGTACAGTATTCTAATAAAAGATGATATTAAAGAGCAACTTGAAAAGCAAGAGATTTCTTTAATGGAAAATGATTATTTGTTTACAAAAAGTATTTTGAGAAATATGAAAATAGATAATCAATCTTCAGTTATTGGTTCATGGTTAATTATGTCTATTATAAAAAACACTAAAAATTTAGAAGGAGATATTATAGAATTAGGTGCTTATAAATGTGGACTTTCTTATTTTTTGACTTTATATAAAACGATATATGAAGATTATAGAAAATATTACATAGTAGATTCTTTTGAAGGATTTAAAGACCATGTATCTGGTTTTGATCCTACATTTTTAAAGGGTATGTTTAAGGACACTTCTTATGAAGAAATGTTAAATTTATTTAAAGACTTTAAAGATGTTATTATAACGAAAGGATTTATTCCTGAAGTATTAACTAATTTTGATAATAATAAATTTTCTGTTGTATATTATGATTGTGACACATACGAATCTTGTAAACAATCATTAATGTATTTTTATCCTAAGTTGTGTAAGGGAGGATATTTTATTATACATGATTATTTTGCAAAGAAGGAAGGAGCAACTGGAGTAAAAAGGTCTGTTGATGAGTTTTTGAGTGCAAATAAAAGTGTTAAGAGTATAAGAGTACCAGAGACTACACATATAATATTAAGAAATGCATAAAATTTAAAATTTAGAGGGTGATTTTTTTGGCTGATATAAAGATAGTGAAACGAAATGAATGTAGAATATGTGGTGGGCATGATTTAAAAAAGTGGCTTACATTAAAAGATATGCCTTTAACGGATGATTTAAGAAGTAAGAATAATTTTAAAAATGAATTTACTCATAATATTGATATCTATTTTTGTAATGATTGTCATGTATCTCAAACATTAGATGATGTTGATTATAGTAATTATTATGATACATATAATTATACTGTGGGTGAAAGCGACTTTGCTAATAAGTTTATGAGAAAACTTGTAGATAAACTTTATAGTGAATTTAATCTAAAAAAGAATTCTAAGGTTGTAGAAATAGGCTCTAGTGATGGAAAACAATTGTCTTATTTTAAGAAAAAAGGGGCAAGGGTTTTTGGATTTGAACCTTCGAAGGAGTTATGTGCATTAAGCAGAGAAAAGGGTGTTAGTGTTTATCAGGGGCTGTTTGAAGAAAATTCAATTAATGATTTACCAAGCGATTTAAGGAAAGTTGACGTTGTACTTTTAACTTATACTTTTGATCATATGCCTGAACCTAAAAAGATTTTACTTGATATAAAAAAGATTTTAGATACTGAGAATGGTATATTAGTACTTGAAATTCATGATTTGAAAAAAATTTTAGAGCGTAAAGAATATTGCCTTTTTGAACATGAACATACTATATACATGTCAACTGAGACCCTAGAACGAACTTTAGATAAATATGGATTCGAGCTTGTTACAACGGATTTACTAAATGAATCAGAAAGAAGGGGAAATTCCCTTTTAGCAGTAATTAAATTGAAAAAAGATAATTCAAAAAAAATTTTGGAAAATACTTTTATGGATAGTTTTGACACATATGAGAAATTTGAATCCGAGTTAAGAAATAGTATAGATAAATTAGATCAATTTGTAATTGAAGCTGCTAAAAAAGGAAAAACGATTGCTGGATTTGGAGCAGGTGGTAGAGGAGTTATGACTTTAGCAGCAATGAAATCTAGTAAAGCTATATCTTATATTTGCGATAATAATATTTTTAATGAAGAAATGTACACACCTAAAACTCATATTAAAATTGTTAGTCCGTTAAAGTTGGTATCAGATCCTGTTGATATTTTAATTGTCTTTAGTTATGGTTATATTGATGAAATTAGAAAGCAAGTACTTTCTTTAACAAAAAAAGATATTAAAATAGTAAGCTTATTGGATTTACTCATGGGTAAGAATTAAAATATATTACTAATTTACTGATAAAGCAATTTGAAAAATATATTGAAGATAGGTGGGAGGCACTATTAATTGATAAATAATTTGAAAAATGTATTTTCAAATAAAAATGTATTAGTTACCGGTCATACAGGGTTTAAAGGTTCGTGGCTTTCTATGTGGTTAAAAAAATTAGGGGCTAATGTTATAGGATATTCATTAGATCCATACACAAAGAATGACAACTTTAATGTCTGTGGACTTTCAGGTAGGCTTATAGATATAAGGGGAGATATTAGAAACTCAGAAAAACTTGAAAATGTATTTAATACATATAAACCAGAATTTGTATTTCATCTTGCAGCACAGCCACTTGTTAGGAAATCTTATGAAAACCCAAGGGAAACATATGAAACAAATGTAATGGGAACTCTTAATGTGCTTGAAGCAATTAGGAAATGTGAAACTGTTAAAGTTGGGGTAATGGTTACTACAGATAAATGTTATGAAAATAAGGAGCAATCTATAGGATATAAAGAAACCGATCCTATGGGTGGATATGATCCATACAGTTCAAGCAAAGGATGTGCAGAACTATTAATAGCTTCTTATAGAAATTCTTTCTTTAATTTAAATGATTATTCAAAACATGGAAAAGTTGTGGCTTCAGTTAGAGCAGGCAATGTAATTGGTGGAGGAGATTTTGCACAGGATAGAATAGTCCCAGACTGTATAGGGGCAATTGAAAAAGGTGATATTATAAATATTAGAAGCCCTCATTCTGTAAGGCCCTGGCAGTTTGTATTAGAACCTTTAAGCGGTTATATGTTACTTGCGGCAAAATTGTATAATGAACCTTTAAAATATTCTGGAGCATGGAATTTTGGGCCAAATGAAACCTTAAATATTGAGGTAAAGGATGTAGTTAATCAAATTATAAAAAGTTATGGAAAAGGTAAGTGGAAGGATGTTTCAAATGAAGCAAAGCCTCATGAAGCAAATTTACTTACACTTGACTGCAGCAAAGCAAGAGAGTTTTTGGGATGGCAGCAGGCTTTAAATTTTGAGGAAACTATAGATATGACTGTTTCCTGGTATAAAAATTATTGTAATGAGGACATGTATGAGTTTTGTAAAATGCAAATAGAAGAATACACTAAGAAGCAAAAAGCACTTATATAAAATGTAAGGATGAATGTTAATTGCAATTAAAGGTTATTATGCATTTTTCGATAATAACAATATAAGTATGTAATAAGTGGAGTTGATAATATGAGAATAAATCATAATATTTATTCGTTAAAGATTTTTAAAAATTATAGAAGAGCCATTGCTGGACAAAATGTGGCTTCCAGAAATTTATCTTCTGGAATTAAAGTTAATAATGCTGCTGATAATCCATATGCAATTGATAAAGATGAAAAATTTAATATGCAGCTTCGTGGTCTTCAAAAAGTAAGTCAAAATTCTCAGGATACTGTAAGTTTGCTACAAACAGCTGAGGGTGGAATTGATGGAATTAGCTCTATGGCTAATAGAATTAGAGAATTAGCACTTCAAGCAGCAAATGGTACAAGTAATGATAACAATAGAGCAGATTCTCAATTAGAAGTAAGTCAGCTTATTGATGGCATAAATAATTTAGCTAAAAGTACTAATATAAATAATGTTTCATTATTAGACAGTGACAATCCTAATGCATTACAATGTTTAGTTGGATATAATGCAGGGGAGGCTATTACTGTACCAACTTTTGATTTTAAAACAGATAATCTTACGGATGCATCAGGTAATAAACTAACAGATGTTAATATTTCAACATATGCAGGTGCTAAGACTGCTATCAATGTTGTGGATGCTGTATTATCAAAGATTGATGATGCTAGAGGCCAATATGGAGCTTTAGAGAATAGGTTTAATTCAACTGTAGCCAATACAGATATTTTAAATTCACAGATTCAAAGTGCAGATAGTGATGTTATGGATGTGGATGTTGCTGGAGAATTACTTGAATATTCCAAGCAAAGTATAATAGTTCAAGCCGGTACAGCTATGATGGCTCAAGCTAATAAATTTCCACAAGATGTATTAAATATACTTAAAAATGTAAAATGATTATATTTTTTTTGTAAATATTAAGTTGTTGAATTAGTAAAATGTTATCTTCTAATTCAACAACTTATTTATTTGGATTTTAAATAAATACTATATATAGAGGCAAGAAAAATTATGTCAAAGTAATATAAATTGAGTATAGATGCACATCCAAGTATATATAAACCTGAGAATAGAAAACTAGACGTTTATTTTAGTGAACCTGAGTGCGGTGTTAATGATGATACAGGAATTCTTCTATTTATAGATGGATATGTAGCATCAGCAGATTCATTAGATATGATTATCTTGGGAAAACATTAAATAATGATGGAGAATTACTTGATTTGCAATCTCTTTATAATAAATTTCAAAATAATTGTATGCATGCAGATTTTATTAAAACGTTTGATTATTCAAGTAATATGCCAGTTTTAAAAGTTAAATATAAGTAATAAAATTTATAGCATAAAGGGAAAAATTATAATATTGAATGTTTGCTGAAAAGCAGGTATACTTTTTTAAGAAATAGTATCTAAAAACTTTATGTTTTTAGACAATTACAAGTATGGGGAAAAGGTGAGTGTTATGCCAAAAATTTTTTGTATTGTCCAAGCAAGGATGGGGTCGGAAAGATTATCGGGTAAAGTATTGAAGCCTATTTTGGGAAAACCGATGATTATTCATACACTTGATAGATTAAAAAAATCAAAATATATAGATAAAATAATTCTTGCAACTTCATTAATGGAGAGGGAATTACCACTTGTAAGAAAATGTGAACAATATGGATATGATGTATTTAGGGGCTCAGAGAATGATGTGCTTAAAAGATATATTGAGGCTGGAGAAAAATTTGGTGCATTAAGTCAAGATATTATAATAAGGGTAACTGGAGATTGCCCTTTTATAGACCCTGTAATAGTTGATAATGTTATAACAAAATTTTTATGTAATGATTATGATTATGTAAGGCTTGATGTTCCTGAAACATTCGTACGTGGATTTGATGTTGAAATATTTTTATTTAATGTACTAAGCAAGGTAAATTATCTTATAAATAAAGACAATGAAAATATTTCAGAAAAAGAAAAGAAAATGTATAAAGAACATGTTACTCTTTATATATACAAGCACCCTGAAAAATTTAAAATAGGTTGTGTAAAAGGAAATGAGTTTTACAAAAAAAATTATAGATTATGTGTAGATACTAAAGAGGATTATAGAGTGGTTCAGCAAATATATGATTATTTTAAGGATGATTTTATTTCAGCAAAAGATGTAATTAAATATTTAGATGAACATAAAAAGATTGCAAATATTAATTGTGATATAGAACAAAAAAAGGTGTGAAAATTATTATAAAGTAGCTTTACAGAATAAGGGTTGTGATACAATTGAAAATTTTAATTAGAGCTGATGGTGGGGGCAATATAGGTATGGGTCATATTATGAGAACACTTGCTCTTGCTAAAGAACTCAAGAAACATTTTGATATATCATATGTTTGCAAAACTTCCGGGAAAAATGTTGAAGATAAGACTTATGGCAAATATTTTAAAGGAATAAATAAAGTTTTGTCTTCAGGTTTTAATATTGAACTTGTAAGGGAAAATAGATTGTTTCATGATTTAGGAGATTTAACAGGAGATGTATTAATAACAGATAGCTACGATGTAAATGATAAGTATTTTAGTTTGGTAGGTGATATGTTTAATAAAAGTATATATATAGATGATATGTGTCTTCATAATTTTAATGATGTAGATATGATTAT is a window of Clostridium pasteurianum DNA encoding:
- a CDS encoding NAD-dependent epimerase/dehydratase family protein, which produces MNNKILVTGSTGFIGACLVENLVKNNFDVNIIIRESSNIWRLRKVINSVTVHYADITDFDKVNKVVNCVKPDYIFHLATYGAYYYQQDDNEIIKTNIIGTKNLVDCCSKIDYKAFVNVGSSSEYGMKSCAMKESDILEPINVYGITKAAATNYCNMIYKTQGKPIGTVRLFSVYGKYEDKTRLIPSVILSCLRNENPKLANKFAVRDFIYVEDIVELLKYVAFEGKIAGKIYNAGSGHQMSIEEMASVIIDECAGNFEPLWGELSGRSSDTDSWEADMSLVYKELDWKPKYNVRSGIKESVAWFKKNIDLY
- a CDS encoding transketolase; the protein is MDNIEMNKLFTISKIIRKEIVKMAYISKSSHVGSALSCVDILVTLYFKYMNLNKDNICDENRDVFILSKGHACSVLYSVLAHKGFFSVDMLDTYCKDGTKLGGHPSKQVMLGIEASTGSLGHALSIGCGMEIANRGKMCKTIILMGDGECNEGSVWEAAMFASSNHLSNLIAIVDNNGLQGLGKSKEISGEKSLKDKWEAFGWNVKEIDGNDYASIDEGLKLAYNNDTGKPFALIAHTVKGKGVSFMENKLEWHYKSPNKQQYEKAIRELDSL
- a CDS encoding class I SAM-dependent methyltransferase — encoded protein: MADIKIVKRNECRICGGHDLKKWLTLKDMPLTDDLRSKNNFKNEFTHNIDIYFCNDCHVSQTLDDVDYSNYYDTYNYTVGESDFANKFMRKLVDKLYSEFNLKKNSKVVEIGSSDGKQLSYFKKKGARVFGFEPSKELCALSREKGVSVYQGLFEENSINDLPSDLRKVDVVLLTYTFDHMPEPKKILLDIKKILDTENGILVLEIHDLKKILERKEYCLFEHEHTIYMSTETLERTLDKYGFELVTTDLLNESERRGNSLLAVIKLKKDNSKKILENTFMDSFDTYEKFESELRNSIDKLDQFVIEAAKKGKTIAGFGAGGRGVMTLAAMKSSKAISYICDNNIFNEEMYTPKTHIKIVSPLKLVSDPVDILIVFSYGYIDEIRKQVLSLTKKDIKIVSLLDLLMGKN
- a CDS encoding flagellin, translated to MRINHNIYSLKIFKNYRRAIAGQNVASRNLSSGIKVNNAADNPYAIDKDEKFNMQLRGLQKVSQNSQDTVSLLQTAEGGIDGISSMANRIRELALQAANGTSNDNNRADSQLEVSQLIDGINNLAKSTNINNVSLLDSDNPNALQCLVGYNAGEAITVPTFDFKTDNLTDASGNKLTDVNISTYAGAKTAINVVDAVLSKIDDARGQYGALENRFNSTVANTDILNSQIQSADSDVMDVDVAGELLEYSKQSIIVQAGTAMMAQANKFPQDVLNILKNVK
- the rfbG gene encoding CDP-glucose 4,6-dehydratase, with translation MINNLKNVFSNKNVLVTGHTGFKGSWLSMWLKKLGANVIGYSLDPYTKNDNFNVCGLSGRLIDIRGDIRNSEKLENVFNTYKPEFVFHLAAQPLVRKSYENPRETYETNVMGTLNVLEAIRKCETVKVGVMVTTDKCYENKEQSIGYKETDPMGGYDPYSSSKGCAELLIASYRNSFFNLNDYSKHGKVVASVRAGNVIGGGDFAQDRIVPDCIGAIEKGDIINIRSPHSVRPWQFVLEPLSGYMLLAAKLYNEPLKYSGAWNFGPNETLNIEVKDVVNQIIKSYGKGKWKDVSNEAKPHEANLLTLDCSKAREFLGWQQALNFEETIDMTVSWYKNYCNEDMYEFCKMQIEEYTKKQKALI
- a CDS encoding TylF/MycF/NovP-related O-methyltransferase is translated as MIKNIIAYGAGAAFRNYLNTCTNTNNILFAIDNNLEKDDIHGIKLYKKNFLKQYVESNNVENYFIVIFAMSSKVVNEISDELMSLGLKYKENFDEYSILIKDDIKEQLEKQEISLMENDYLFTKSILRNMKIDNQSSVIGSWLIMSIIKNTKNLEGDIIELGAYKCGLSYFLTLYKTIYEDYRKYYIVDSFEGFKDHVSGFDPTFLKGMFKDTSYEEMLNLFKDFKDVIITKGFIPEVLTNFDNNKFSVVYYDCDTYESCKQSLMYFYPKLCKGGYFIIHDYFAKKEGATGVKRSVDEFLSANKSVKSIRVPETTHIILRNA
- a CDS encoding transketolase family protein — translated: MRTAFINKLIELARKDENIYLLTADLGYSVFEGFAEEFPDRFINVGISEANMIGVAAGLAMKGKIVYVYSIIPFLVMRCCEQIKLDVCYQNLNVKFVGVGGGFSYGVQGTTHHATEDIAIMRVLNNMKVVCPGDPYEASKAVEASAEIDGPMYIRLNRNNEKHIFSHPFPKFKIGKAIKVISGNDISIISTGNMLEQCLNISKKLIDNNNVSVNLISMHTVKPIDKIAVDECARHTKYIFTVEEHNLIGGLGSAVSEILCENMNKNIIFKKYGIGDRYPQAFGSEDYLRKFYNIDEEYIYNDILKSISKQKA
- a CDS encoding cytidylyltransferase domain-containing protein — encoded protein: MPKIFCIVQARMGSERLSGKVLKPILGKPMIIHTLDRLKKSKYIDKIILATSLMERELPLVRKCEQYGYDVFRGSENDVLKRYIEAGEKFGALSQDIIIRVTGDCPFIDPVIVDNVITKFLCNDYDYVRLDVPETFVRGFDVEIFLFNVLSKVNYLINKDNENISEKEKKMYKEHVTLYIYKHPEKFKIGCVKGNEFYKKNYRLCVDTKEDYRVVQQIYDYFKDDFISAKDVIKYLDEHKKIANINCDIEQKKV